Proteins found in one Puniceicoccaceae bacterium genomic segment:
- the pflA gene encoding pyruvate formate-lyase-activating protein has translation MLTESYDDLMHGDPSPQCEGYLHSVETCGTVDGPGVRFVLFTTGCPLRCLYCHNPDTQRLKSGRKVTAGEMVQQVRRYLPFIKDGGLTISGGEPLSQQRFIESVFRDAKRMGLHTALDTSGCYGTRLRPHLLDEVDLVLLDLKSWTNARHRKLTGHGMDEVLAFARHLEAIGKPTWVRFVLVPGLTDDAEIIDGVAGFAASLSNVELVEVLPFHKYGESKYEQLQQRYELKHIPEPGDAAVEAARARFAAYGLKVR, from the coding sequence ATGCTGACAGAATCCTACGATGATCTGATGCACGGGGATCCCTCGCCGCAGTGTGAGGGGTACCTGCATTCGGTCGAAACCTGCGGGACTGTCGATGGTCCGGGTGTGCGATTTGTGCTGTTCACAACGGGTTGTCCACTTCGCTGTCTCTATTGCCATAACCCCGATACCCAGCGACTGAAATCCGGGCGCAAGGTAACGGCTGGCGAAATGGTGCAACAGGTGCGGCGCTACCTTCCCTTTATCAAGGATGGCGGGTTGACGATCAGTGGGGGCGAACCGCTCTCGCAGCAGCGTTTCATCGAGTCCGTTTTTCGCGATGCGAAACGCATGGGTTTGCACACGGCACTGGACACCTCGGGCTGTTATGGCACACGCCTCCGCCCGCATCTGCTCGATGAAGTCGACCTGGTGCTGCTGGATTTGAAGAGTTGGACCAACGCACGTCACCGCAAACTCACTGGGCATGGCATGGATGAAGTTCTGGCCTTTGCACGGCATCTGGAGGCGATTGGCAAACCCACCTGGGTGCGCTTTGTGCTGGTTCCCGGATTAACGGATGATGCGGAGATCATCGACGGAGTAGCGGGATTTGCCGCTTCCCTTTCCAACGTCGAACTTGTCGAGGTGCTGCCCTTTCACAAATACGGCGAGAGCAAGTATGAGCAGCTGCAGCAGCGTTATGAACTGAAGCACATTCCCGAACCCGGCGATGCGGCTGTTGAAGCTGCACGGGCGCGCTTTGCAGCCTACGGGCTAAAGGTTCGCTGA
- the pflB gene encoding formate C-acetyltransferase: protein MNETATTAAPATDAWRTFKGDSWRNRINVRDFIQDNYTAYKGDDSFLVEPTQRTLQLWDQVKGLLQQELDAGGVLDADTKLVSGIATHEAGYLNRELEQVVGFQTEKPLKRALMPYGGLRVAMKALEAHGREMDPETVAIFKQHRKTHNDGVFDGYTEEIRKARSAGIVTGLPDGYGRGRVIGDYRRAALYGVDRLIEDKQQQIDESESEAFTEDWVREREELHEQVRALKELKAMAKSYGFDISKPARNGREAVQWTYFAYLASVKEQNGAAVSLGRISTFLDVYFERDFAEGTLTEAEAQELIDHLVMKLRLVRFIRTPDYDALFSGDPTWVTESLGGMGEDGRTLVTKSSFRFLHTLTNLGPAPEPNLTVLWSERLPDGFKRYCANVSIETSSIQYENDDLMRPYWGDDYGIACCVSAMRIGKQMQFFGARANLAKALLYAINGGRDELTGEQIAPVMEPFRGDYLEYKDLIKRFDKMMDWLASTYVKALNIIHYMHDKYSYERIVMALHDRTVLRTMACGIAGLSVAADSISAVKHARVRVIRDDQGLAVDYEVEGEYPAFGNNDPEVDTIAQSLVEQFMDKIRHQPTYRNALPTQSILTITSNVVYGKKTGSTPDGRKYGEPFAPGANPMHGRDTKGAVASMASVAKLPYEHSQDGISYTFSIIPRALGKSDEDRVSNIVSLLDGYFAEGGHHINVNVFARRMLRDAMEHPEKYPQLTVRVSGYAVNFIRLTREQQLDVINRTFHDGV from the coding sequence ATGAACGAAACAGCGACTACCGCAGCACCTGCAACTGATGCCTGGAGAACTTTCAAGGGAGACTCCTGGCGCAACCGCATCAACGTCCGGGATTTCATTCAGGACAATTATACCGCATACAAGGGCGACGATTCTTTTTTGGTCGAACCGACCCAGCGCACACTTCAATTGTGGGATCAGGTCAAAGGACTGTTGCAGCAGGAACTGGATGCCGGCGGAGTGCTCGACGCAGATACCAAGCTTGTCAGTGGCATTGCCACGCATGAGGCGGGCTATCTGAACCGTGAGCTGGAGCAGGTGGTTGGCTTCCAGACGGAAAAACCCCTGAAGCGCGCGCTGATGCCCTATGGTGGACTGCGCGTGGCCATGAAGGCACTTGAGGCGCACGGGCGTGAAATGGACCCGGAAACCGTTGCAATTTTCAAGCAACACCGGAAAACCCACAACGACGGAGTCTTTGACGGTTATACCGAAGAGATTCGCAAGGCGCGCAGCGCAGGCATCGTGACGGGATTGCCCGATGGCTACGGCCGGGGACGTGTGATCGGTGACTACCGGCGCGCGGCGCTCTATGGAGTGGATCGCCTGATTGAGGACAAGCAGCAGCAAATCGATGAGAGTGAGAGCGAAGCGTTCACAGAAGATTGGGTGCGCGAGCGTGAAGAACTTCATGAACAGGTTCGTGCACTCAAGGAATTGAAAGCCATGGCCAAGAGCTATGGTTTTGACATCTCCAAGCCAGCTCGCAATGGACGTGAGGCGGTGCAATGGACTTACTTTGCCTATTTGGCATCGGTCAAGGAACAGAATGGTGCCGCTGTGTCGCTGGGGCGCATCAGCACCTTTCTGGATGTGTATTTCGAACGGGATTTTGCGGAGGGAACGCTTACGGAAGCAGAGGCGCAGGAATTGATTGATCACCTGGTTATGAAATTGCGCCTGGTGCGCTTCATTCGCACACCCGATTATGATGCCCTGTTTTCCGGTGATCCGACCTGGGTGACGGAGAGCCTGGGCGGTATGGGTGAAGACGGACGGACTCTGGTGACCAAGAGCAGCTTTCGCTTCCTGCATACGCTGACCAATCTGGGACCAGCTCCTGAACCCAATCTGACTGTGCTCTGGTCAGAGCGACTGCCCGATGGATTCAAGCGCTACTGCGCCAACGTCTCCATTGAAACCAGCTCCATTCAGTATGAAAATGACGACCTGATGCGACCCTACTGGGGCGACGATTATGGCATTGCCTGCTGTGTATCTGCCATGCGCATTGGCAAGCAAATGCAGTTTTTCGGAGCACGTGCCAACCTGGCCAAGGCCCTGCTCTATGCGATCAACGGAGGAAGGGATGAACTGACCGGAGAGCAAATTGCTCCGGTCATGGAACCCTTCCGTGGGGACTACCTGGAATACAAGGATCTGATCAAGCGCTTTGACAAGATGATGGACTGGCTTGCCTCGACCTATGTCAAGGCACTGAACATCATCCACTACATGCACGACAAGTACAGCTATGAGCGTATCGTCATGGCACTGCACGACCGAACGGTGTTGCGCACAATGGCCTGCGGCATTGCGGGCTTGTCGGTTGCGGCCGATTCCATCTCTGCGGTGAAGCATGCACGTGTGCGTGTCATTCGCGACGATCAGGGACTTGCAGTGGACTATGAAGTGGAAGGGGAATACCCTGCATTTGGCAATAATGACCCGGAAGTGGATACCATTGCCCAGAGTCTGGTGGAGCAGTTCATGGACAAGATTCGTCACCAGCCGACGTATCGCAACGCATTGCCGACACAGTCCATCCTCACGATCACATCGAATGTCGTCTATGGGAAAAAGACCGGAAGCACCCCGGACGGACGCAAGTATGGCGAACCCTTCGCACCGGGTGCCAATCCGATGCACGGGAGAGACACCAAGGGCGCAGTGGCATCGATGGCTTCGGTGGCAAAACTACCCTACGAACACAGTCAGGATGGGATTTCCTACACCTTTTCCATCATTCCGCGTGCGTTGGGCAAGAGCGATGAGGACCGGGTGAGCAATATTGTTTCCCTGCTCGATGGCTATTTTGCTGAAGGGGGTCACCACATCAACGTCAACGTGTTTGCCCGCCGCATGCTGCGCGATGCGATGGAGCATCCGGAAAAATATCCGCAACTCACCGTTCGGGTATCGGGCTATGCGGTGAATTTCATCAGGCTCACGCGTGAGCAGCAGCTCGATGTGATCAATCGCACCTTCCACGATGGCGTCTGA
- a CDS encoding DUF3127 domain-containing protein, producing MFELSGTIKEIFEEQTFGSGFNKREFVITTQDDKYPQDIKFELVKDKTALLETVSKGDTVTVSFDVRGREWKGNYYVNLNAWKLERAGAEGKKADDEDAPFDPADAMPSEPSFDDDPPF from the coding sequence ATGTTTGAACTCAGCGGAACCATTAAAGAAATTTTTGAAGAGCAAACCTTCGGCAGCGGATTTAACAAGCGGGAGTTTGTGATCACCACGCAGGATGACAAGTACCCGCAGGACATCAAATTCGAGCTGGTCAAGGACAAGACCGCCCTGTTGGAAACTGTCAGCAAAGGCGATACCGTGACCGTGAGCTTCGATGTGCGCGGGCGCGAGTGGAAGGGCAATTATTACGTGAACCTCAATGCCTGGAAGCTCGAACGTGCGGGAGCTGAAGGGAAAAAGGCGGATGACGAGGATGCTCCGTTTGATCCGGCAGATGCCATGCCGAGTGAGCCTTCGTTTGATGACGATCCCCCGTTCTGA